In Cydia amplana chromosome 2, ilCydAmpl1.1, whole genome shotgun sequence, the following proteins share a genomic window:
- the LOC134656885 gene encoding DNA primase large subunit-like, giving the protein MSFYYLTPVKGDMPAHLLETIVSTRLDFLKAIYKGDTIVYNEYMVEGSIYDNVGHFMLCIVTILTGNTAFSQFFLKAETELFKRRINTLSAYDLRRFAKRLLNSIKRSDDTPSCEALKVLCQHLVLKNLAHHISISHNTNCSIHSIELNFKQCLMFVASRQVEMKQGMAKLPCGKWLQYLLSLFNTNLRYRISQTDVTPLRSDPRITDMLNKIRKDLIPFMSSNTEVLLSRNVDSSTKFFPPCMLNLHRNLRARHRLSHTQRFFYSLFLKDIGMPVEEAIDFWRNEYKLNPNGTHVCCHSWEKDEKKYLYGIRHMYGLEGGRKNYTSVNCQRIQGSDNACSEGGCPFKFDYQQMVKLLPGCPDNVLSQINEFKRKRQYNAACRTYLQSSLNTDCDSISFSFTPVKYYMIASKYEMQSN; this is encoded by the coding sequence ATGTCTTTCTATTATTTAACACCCGTGAAAGGTGATATGCCAGCGCACTTACTTGAAACAATTGTCTCGACGAGATTGGATTTTTTAAAGGCTATTTACAAAGGAGATACCATTGTTTATAACGAATACATGGTCGAAGGAAGTATATACGATAACGTTGGGCACTTTATGTTATGTATCGTAACTATTTTGACCGGAAATACAGCCTTTTCTCAGTTCTTTCTAAAAGCAGAAACGGAACTGTTCAAGAGACGCATTAATACACTTTCTGCATACGATTTAAGACGATTTGCTAAGAGACTTCTAAACAGTATTAAACGTAGTGACGATACTCCTTCTTGTGAAGCATTGAAAGTATTGTGCCAGCATCTTGTGTTGAAAAATTTAGCTCACCATATTTCAATATCTCATAATACAAACTGCTCAATACATAGcattgaattaaattttaaacaatgTCTTATGTTCGTAGCTAGCAGGCAGGTTGAAATGAAACAAGGCATGGCGAAATTGCCATGTGGTAAATGGCTACAATATTTATTATCACTATTTAATACTAATTTAAGGTACAGAATATCTCAGACAGATGTGACACCACTAAGAAGTGATCCTCGCATCACTgacatgttaaataaaataaggaaagACTTGATACCATTCATGAGCAGTAATACAGAGGTACTTCTCAGTAGAAATGTGGATAGTTCAACTAAATTCTTCCCACCATGTATGCTAAATTTGCATAGAAACCTGCGGGCCAGACACAGATTGTCTCACACACAAAGATTCTTCTACAGTCTCTTTTTAAAAGATATTGGTATGCCTGTGGAGGAAGCTATAGATTTTTGGAGAAATGAATACAAACTGAATCCAAACGGCACCCATGTTTGTTGCCACAGTTGGGAAAAAGATGAAAAAAAGTACCTCTATGGTATAAGACATATGTATGGACTTGAAGGTGGTAGAAAGAACTATACATCTGTAAACTGTCAAAGAATTCAAGGGTCAGATAATGCATGTTCAGAAGGTGGATGTCCATTCAAATTTGACTATCAACAGATGGTGAAGCTTCTTCCTGGATGCCCAGATAATGTTTTGTctcaaataaatgaatttaaaagAAAGAGGCAGTATAATGCTGCATGTAGGACATATTTACAAAGTAGTTTAAACACTGACTGTGATAGTATAAGCTTTAGTTTTACTCCTGTTAAATATTACATGATTGCATCTAAGTATGAAATGCAGTCAAATtga
- the LOC134656876 gene encoding eukaryotic translation initiation factor 4E type 2, translating into MTDRKMCKFYNLNVPERRSGEGGAQNHNEEDERALEEAIPPVVPPNEHKLEYNYWMWFSRRGAAARSGYSQALRLVGRVGSVEQWWGLYAHLARPADLPPLSDLHLFKLGIKPMWEDPANVNGGKWTVRLRKTQTGRAWEDLCMAMLGEQFMVGREICGVVLSVRFQEDHLAVWHRTASDREAATRVHDTLRRVLQLPPSVPLQYKEHPAPRPDDERS; encoded by the exons atgACTGACAGAAAAATGTGCAAATTTTACAATTTGAATGTACCGGAGCGACGATCTGGCGAAGGCGGGGCGCAGAACCACAATGAGGAGGACGAGCGAGCGTTGGAGGAGGCGATCCCGCCAGTGGTACCCCCCAATGAGCACAAACTTGAATACAACTACTGGATGTGGTTCTCGCGACGAGGTGCCGCCGCGCGCTCCGGCTACAGCCAG GCGCTCCGTCTGGTGGGTCGCGTGGGCAGCGTGGAGCAGTGGTGGGGCCTCTACGCGCACCTCGCGCGGCCCGCCGACCTGCCCCCGCTGTCCGACCTGCACCTCTTCAAACTGGGCATCAAGCCTATGTGGGAGGATCCGGCTAATGTCAACGGTGGCAAATGG ACGGTTCGGCTTCGCAAGACGCAGACGGGGCGCGCCTGGGAGGACCTCTGTATGGCGATGCTCGGCGAGCAGTTCATGGTTGGCCGAGAAATCTGTGGCGTCGTGCTGTCCGTGCGCTTCCAG GAGGACCACCTAGCAGTGTGGCACCGGACGGCCTCGGACCGCGAGGCGGCGACGCGCGTGCACGACACGCTGCGGCGCGTGCTGCAGCTGCCCCCCTCCGTGCCCCTCCAGTACAAGGAGCACCCCGCCCCCCGCCCCGACGACGAGCGCTCGTAG